One genomic region from Phycodurus eques isolate BA_2022a chromosome 16, UOR_Pequ_1.1, whole genome shotgun sequence encodes:
- the foxd7 gene encoding forkhead box D7, producing the protein MTLGSEIMEDLVIDVVGEGLRENGGEQLEPERTVDALTPHGEERDSDSCSPPQEKGPASVKPPYSYIALITMAILQSPKKRLTLSEICDFISHRFVYYREKFPAWQNSIRHNLSLNDCFIKMPREPGNPGKGNYWTLDPNSSDMFENGSFLRRRKRFKRQHFRYKEHHHAEPGALHAFPHGHFGLGAPALQLPTLDIYPYMHQHQHHHQHHHHAPIPPVSSILPALSSFFSRSAITAKAFLQSQPAIEAFSAAHCAAYSAPMAPGTAFTSPALFHPAVSSPHLQVTLQQEYHKLHTRRGTCELAAKHGGDDNE; encoded by the coding sequence ATGACATTGGGCTCGGAGATTATGGAGGATCTTGTTATCGACGTGGTGGGAGAAGGGCTGAGAGAGAACGGAGGGGAGCAGCTGGAGCCGGAGCGCACCGTGGATGCGCTGACACCTCACGGGGAGGAGCGGGACTCGGACTCGTGCAGCCCTCCGCAAGAGAAAGGTCCCGCGTCGGTGAAGCCTCCCTATTCGTACATCGCCCTCATCACCATGGCCATCTTGCAGAGTCCGAAAAAGCGCCTCACTCTCAGCGAGATCTGCGATTTTATCAGCCACCGCTTCGTCTACTACCGCGAGAAGTTCCCCGCTTGGCAGAACTCAATCAGGCACAACCTGTCTCTCAACGATTGCTTTATAAAGATGCCCAGAGAGCCTGGGAACCCCGGGAAGGGCAACTACTGGACCCTCGATCCCAACTCCTCTGACATGTTTGAGAACGGCAGTTTTTTGCGCAGGAGGAAGCGCTTCAAGCGGCAACATTTCCGATACAAGGAGCACCATCACGCGGAGCCCGGTGCACTGCACGCATTCCCGCATGGACACTTCGGGTTGGGGGCACCCGCACTCCAGCTACCCACTCTGGATATTTACCCCTATATGCATCAacatcagcatcatcatcagcatcatcatcacGCACCCATCCCACCTGTCAGCAGCATCCTGCCGGCTCTTTCCAGCTTCTTCTCCCGGAGCGCCATCACAGCCAAAGCCTTCCTCCAGTCGCAGCCGGCCATCGAAGCCTTCTCGGCGGCTCACTGCGCCGCCTACTCCGCCCCTATGGCTCCCGGAACAGCTTTCACGTCCCCGGCGCTTTTCCACCCGGCGGTGTCCTCACCTCACCTGCAGGTCACCTTGCAGCAGGAGTATCACAAGTTACACACTCGGCGTGGAACTTGTGAGCTGGCAGCTAAACACGGCGGTGATGACAATGAATAA